ACTGAACCGGGATCGGCTGGTCCAGCCCCAGCGTGACGCGCAGGGCGGCGATCTGGCCCGGATCCGCGTCCGGGCCCAGCAGTACCGTGGCCGGATCACCGGGCGCGACCCGCACGATCAGGAAGATCAGGGTGGACGCGCCCCACAGCACGAGCGTACCGGCGAGCAGCCGGCGGACGATCAGGCTCAACACGGTGAGCCGCCTGGCCTGGCCGGGCGAGACACCGGCACGGACGGTGCACGATTCGTCCGCGTAACCCGCTCGGAATTCCTGAGGTTCACGTCGATAATCTCCTGGTCACGCGGTGGGTAACGGGCTGGAAGCGTGCCGGCTGTCGCCTCGCGACAGGTCGGGGTCCGGGAGCCCGTCACGGTTCACGCGTTCGGGGCCGTGACGGCGAGTCGAGCAGTGCCCCGCCGTCCATCAGCGCGGTGCGGAGTTCGGCCACGTCGATCTCCGCCGGCGGCCTTCCCGCGGAGACCGCGATGGCCGCCGCCGCCCCCGCCGCCTGTCCCATGGCCATGCACTGCGCCATCGATCTGACCGAGGCGTGCGCGTCGTGCGTCGCCGACAGGCAACGGCCGGCGACGAGCAGGCCCGACACCTCCTCCGGCAGGAGGGACCGGTACGGCACGCCGTACGTCATGCCGGTCGGATCGCCGTCGCCCCCGACGTACTGCCAGATCGTCGAGGATCCGCCGGCGTGGTCTTCGATCGGCGCGCCGCACTGGGCGACGTCATCGTCGAAGCGGCGAGCGGACAGGACGTCGTCGCGGGTCAGCACGTACCTGCCGACGAGGCGACGGCTCTCGCGGACCCCGATGCGGGTGGAGACGCCCAGCAGGTAGGAGTCCGCGTACCCGGGAACGCGCGACCGCAGGAACCGGGTGTACTCGTGGACCTGCCGGCGGCCCAGCCGCTCGGCCGCGGACAGTTCCCACGGATCCAGCGGGTTCACGCCGTTGACGCGGGTCATGTTCGTGTGGACCACGCCGGGGAGCACCGTGCGGTGCGCCGAGCCCTCGGTGCGGGGCAGCGTGAAGTCGCCCGACTCGGCCGCCGCGCGCATCAGCCGGTGCAGTTCCCCGGGCGGCGTCGCCGTGACGTCCACGTTGCCCAGCCGGAAGGTGGCGGTGAGCGGCTGCACCCGCCGCTCCCCGCCGGGGCGCTCCACCGCGGCGCCGGCCCGCCAGGCGAGTTCGGCGTCGCCGCTGGCGTCGATGAACACCTTCGCGCGGATTCGCCCGCTGCCGGCCCTGGTCTCCGCGATGGCCTCGGTGATCCGTTCCTCGTCCATGACGACGCGGCTCACCATGCAGTGCAGCAGCGTCTCGACGGACGCCTCCTCGGTCAGCTCGTCCCAGGCCAGCTTCAACGCCTCGGGCTCGTACGTCACGCCGGTGCCGGCGCCGTAGGTGTTCGGCCGCTCGAACGCCTGGTCCCACGACAGGAGGCGGCGGCAGAGCTCCCAGCCGATTCCCTCGACGACGCGATCGCTCCTTCCGGGGGCGTAGAAGCCGTAGAAGGTGTCGAGCACCGCCGATCCGGTGCCGCCGAGGAAACCCGCCGCCTCGACGAGGAGGGTCCTCGCGCCGGCCCGTGCCGCGGCGACGGCGGCGGCGCAGCCGGCCGATCCTCCGCCCACGACGACGACGTCACCGTGCCACAGGAGCGGTACGGACGCGGCCTCGGTGGTGGTCAGCGGTTCCGGGTGGCTCATCGCAGGTGCCACCCTCCGTCGACGGGGATGACCGCTCCGGTCGTTCGCCTGGCCGCGTCGGACAGCAACCAGCACACGACGCCGGCGACCTCCTCCGGCGAGCAGGCCGTGCCGCCGAGCGGCATCAGCTCCGCCGTCCGGGCCGCGATCCCGGGGGATTCCAGCGCCCGCCGGGCCATCGGAGTGTCCACCAGACCGGCGGAGACCAGGTTCACCCGGACGCCGGCGGGCGCGGCGTCGAACGCGGCCGAGCGCACCAGCGGGATCAGCGCCCCCTTCGCGCTGGCGTACGCCACGGTCCGGAAGTCCCTGTCGAGTGACGTGGCGAGCGCGGAGCCCACGATCACGATCGATCCGCCGGGCGCGATCTTCGGAATCGACGCCCGGAGCAGGCGGAAGACGGACTCGTGATTCACCCGGTGCACCTCGGCCCACGCCTCGTCGGTGCACTCGGTGATGGTGCCGTCGCCCAGCCGCCGGCCCGACATGCCGACCGCGTGCACGACACCGTCGAGGCCGCCGAGCGCGGTGTGCGCCTCGCCGACGGCGAACTCGGCGCCCTCCGGCAGCGTGATGTCCGTCGTGTCGACGTCGACGCCGTGCACCCGCCCTCCGGACGCACGGACGACGTCGGCGCACGCACCGCCGATGCCACCGCCGGCACCGGCCACCAGAACTCGCATCGGCGCGCTCACATCCCGGCCGGATCCGTGCGCAGCGTCCCCGCCGCCCGTCGCGCGAAGTCGAGGTACGCGGCCTCGAACAGCTCCGCACTGCGCTCCTCGCCCACCAGGCGGGAGCTGGTGATGACCGGTGGGACCATACCGTCGGCCGCCAGCAGGCGTGCCGTACGGACCTTGATCTCGTTGACGACCGCCACCGCGGTGAGGGTGCTGACCGGACCGATCGGCTCGCTCACCCCGTCGATGTGGATCAGCGCGTCGCCCACCGGCGAGCAGAGGTCGATCACGACGTCACCGTGGTCGGCCAGGCGGGTGCCGCTCGGGTGCCGGATCCGGCCCGCGTTCGACTCGGCCAGGGACGTCACGGCGATCACCGGGATGCCCGCCTTCTTGGCGCCGATCGCCATCTCGACGGGCACGGCGTTCAACCCGCTGACACTGAAGATCATGAGACTGTCGGTCGGCCGGAGCCGGAAGTTG
This region of Streptosporangium sp. NBC_01495 genomic DNA includes:
- a CDS encoding SIS domain-containing protein translates to MTMSWISAAQKVLEEVHRTQDAAIERAAVLAARSIAGDGVVYTFGTGHSRMPVEEIFPRYGSFPGFHPIVELSMTFHNQVVGANGQRQAMFIERVEGLAEQILSNFRLRPTDSLMIFSVSGLNAVPVEMAIGAKKAGIPVIAVTSLAESNAGRIRHPSGTRLADHGDVVIDLCSPVGDALIHIDGVSEPIGPVSTLTAVAVVNEIKVRTARLLAADGMVPPVITSSRLVGEERSAELFEAAYLDFARRAAGTLRTDPAGM
- a CDS encoding SDR family oxidoreductase is translated as MRVLVAGAGGGIGGACADVVRASGGRVHGVDVDTTDITLPEGAEFAVGEAHTALGGLDGVVHAVGMSGRRLGDGTITECTDEAWAEVHRVNHESVFRLLRASIPKIAPGGSIVIVGSALATSLDRDFRTVAYASAKGALIPLVRSAAFDAAPAGVRVNLVSAGLVDTPMARRALESPGIAARTAELMPLGGTACSPEEVAGVVCWLLSDAARRTTGAVIPVDGGWHLR
- a CDS encoding FAD-dependent oxidoreductase codes for the protein MSHPEPLTTTEAASVPLLWHGDVVVVGGGSAGCAAAVAAARAGARTLLVEAAGFLGGTGSAVLDTFYGFYAPGRSDRVVEGIGWELCRRLLSWDQAFERPNTYGAGTGVTYEPEALKLAWDELTEEASVETLLHCMVSRVVMDEERITEAIAETRAGSGRIRAKVFIDASGDAELAWRAGAAVERPGGERRVQPLTATFRLGNVDVTATPPGELHRLMRAAAESGDFTLPRTEGSAHRTVLPGVVHTNMTRVNGVNPLDPWELSAAERLGRRQVHEYTRFLRSRVPGYADSYLLGVSTRIGVRESRRLVGRYVLTRDDVLSARRFDDDVAQCGAPIEDHAGGSSTIWQYVGGDGDPTGMTYGVPYRSLLPEEVSGLLVAGRCLSATHDAHASVRSMAQCMAMGQAAGAAAAIAVSAGRPPAEIDVAELRTALMDGGALLDSPSRPRTREP